In Centroberyx gerrardi isolate f3 chromosome 14, fCenGer3.hap1.cur.20231027, whole genome shotgun sequence, the genomic stretch tgacagaaggaaagaagttgagtgaaaagagagagggaaggggggggggggggggggggggagatgagcGGAGGGATGGGAGACTGTCTTTGTTAGTTTGCGTGTTCGTTATGGGATGCCTTCCATCCCGCCGTCGGCAAGGGGACGCCGGCATGGAAACAGCTGTTACCGCGGAAACAAGAGAAATGTtggacattaaaaaaaatgacttatTCCTACAAggctgtgtctgtatttgtatttctgaGTGTGAGAGtgcgagaggcagagagagatgtggcGTTTATTATTCATGAGAATGGACATTTTCAGGTGTGAAAAACCCAAAACTGGCAGAGGAAACatcctgacagagagacaggtctTTCTTTTTAGTCTCCAGGTGTACTGTCACATCCCGAGGTGTCAGACATGTTCAGCTGCCACCGTGATGAGCAGCAAGACCCGCTCAGACAGGCGGCTAAGACAGAAGATCATCAGGGCCGGCAGAAAAACTTTCTAACCTAAAAGTTAACTTGCAGAGACTGAGACAAAAACTACTCGATATCCCCATTTACACCCATCCGGTCCAGATGTTCTTCAATGCATTTTTAATAGTTTGGTCACAGAGCCATGAGATATTGTCTACATGTGCAATACAATGTTGGTGATCAATTACTGCAAAATCAGAGATGCAAGGTCTTTGCATGATACTGTTGATATCCACTTTAAGTGggcaagaagaaaaaaaacgacTCAACTTCACGTTTAAAAGCAAAAGAacactgttgttttttaaacTCAGTAACAGTAATTCAGTAACATATATTAGAATACAGAAACTAGAAAAGTAAATATCTGTTGAGAGATTGTACATTTAGGAATGTAATTAGCATTGATTGAAAATGTTACAGTATGTATCatttataataatgataatataataatgggCAGGACAGGACGTCCCACCTAGACAAGCTACCTCCTTGCCTTACATGGTTTCATGATTTTTTTAGTGTTGGTTTCAAAGGAGAGTTTTAGTCTTACATGGTGCTGGTTCAGAGGCCTTTCCAcctcaccaaaaaaaaaaaaaaaaaagaataaaaacactgcTATAAACGTCTTTTATCTGTTTGAACTATGTCATTCAACAGGAAAAGTAATTTACCCTCTTTGTGTaacaaaaaagagcaaaaaacaaTAAACGTCCATTAGCTGATATGAAGCAACCAAGAATCCTTCTTCTGCTTTCAAGTACAAAAAACAATGTATAAAAATAGTAATAGTTCCATGGTATATCGACAAaagaatataataaaaacaaacaataacaaaaatacacttCATATTAAATCAGTTCATCCCGTCTGATCGGAGGGCTTCTCCTCTTCGTCTCCGCTGCTGGAGGAAGACGGCGGCACGTCTTCCCCCATCTTCTTTAGCTTGGCCTTGTAGTATCTCTTCTTCATCCTGAAGGCCTTCTCCTTCTGCCTGgccgctctcctcttctccctcagcAGCTCCTGCTCCCACTCCAGCACCTTCATCCTGGTCTCCCACTCCAGGATCTTcatctgctcctgctgctccagaGCCTCGGCCCTCTGGTGTTGCTGTTCCAGTCCCGACAGGTCTACGGCGTCGGGGCGGGACGGGCGGTGGCTCGCTTCCTCCGCCCCGCAGCCCGATATCGATGGGTGGAGGCGGTGGTTGATGACCCTGGCGGTGCCtgggggggggtcagaggtcaaaggtcagcgaGATTAAAGGCAGAATTAAGAGGATAAAAGCCATTTTATGCAGGTGTGATGAAATGCAGTATGaagacattacattacatcacattatgtcgtttagcagacacttttgtccaaagaacattttgtcaacagtagtcaaaccgactgtatatcacagtcttcatcagctaagccttcattattattatattcattAACAAATACAGAGTTCATCATCAGATACCTTATTATGTTAAATGTATGACATGTATCTGTCTGCACATTGGAGTCAATCATGTTtaaacaggctgctgcaggtttcagaaagcctaacttaagactttttaatgcttcctggaatttaatttaagaccaattttaaaaccaaaacacagaaacaaagctaagttgtgaaactataaaggAAAGCAGATATGATGCATTTTGTACTACAAACTCCAGGGCAGAGCCATCTGTGTAGAAAGAGTTGCATCAAACTGTATATATTACTGTATATATAACTGTAATATTTGCTCATAGTTTTGCTCATACTTTTAGATCACTGTACCTGATGAGGTGATGTAGGCGGTTGGAAATTCGACTTCCTGGAATtctgcattgtgggaaatggaGTTTGCGCTGGGGCTGTGGTGCATTTCTGACCAATCACTGCCTGTCATTCTGTCCAGGGAGTCACGCTGCAGGCAGATGGCCACATGCTCTTTACTGTCCTCATTCTGACAAGTACAGAATAACATTTAAAGGGATTATTTAATGTTGGTGTAACACACGTCAGCCACCAATATTAACTGTTCCAGGTAACCTTAGTGTTGCTGCTTCTTTCATTTAATTCTGCTATTGCTAAATTATACTTCTAATATTAATGTAAATCCAAAGTAACTGATTGCATCCAGTCTGCAATTAAGACTTCAAAATCTTTACCCGATTTATACTGCTGTCTCCATTCTCTGCGACATTTATCATCATGACATGACCTGgtaatgagaagagagagagagagagagagagagagagagagagagagagagagagagagagagaagagagagaggatggaaggTAAATGAGTTTAAGGAAAATAAGCAGTGAGTGCCACCTGCTGGTGGAAGTAGGTAcaacaccaatacacacacacacccctacacacacacacacacacacacacacttaacatatgccatttgatGGATACTTTCATCCACAGCACCTTACAGCACCAtgactgtatatatttatagtGTGATTGGTGCCAGTGGAAAttaaacccctaaccctggcagtgttggcaGTATTCTCTACACCTATAAAATGGCTGTCAGACCCAGTAAAGATGAAGCATTGCAATGGTATTTTACTTATTTACGTGCATGGGAAGCAGAACTATTAGTAGGGCTATGAACTGAACCTCATTTGGGTTTAAATCCTTACTTAATCAATTAAGTCCACAAACTCAGCCTCCCATTTATTGTCAGTAAAGCAGCTTCAGGTTGTGTGTTGTGATGACAAGACAATTTAGAGTACTGAAGAATTTCACACCTTCTTTAACATTTAATTCAAGGATTAGCCTATTCCATTACTTTTCAAGAACAAGTCCCCAAAATCCAAGTATCCGACAAGTTTGAGAGCAGACTTGGGCAGCAGGGTGCTGCAGCAGGTAGGGAGACACTCTGTCACCCAGAGGACCCGgccgggttcaagccccctcagccgcaagca encodes the following:
- the fsbp gene encoding uncharacterized protein fsbp encodes the protein MPGKCKFQDVWLTKDIYKEWLVKDFQDIHLARCRACCKSIKLQTMGEAALSSHAGGAGHKAAVRKLAQGHVMMINVAENGDSSINRNEDSKEHVAICLQRDSLDRMTGSDWSEMHHSPSANSISHNAEFQEVEFPTAYITSSGTARVINHRLHPSISGCGAEEASHRPSRPDAVDLSGLEQQHQRAEALEQQEQMKILEWETRMKVLEWEQELLREKRRAARQKEKAFRMKKRYYKAKLKKMGEDVPPSSSSSGDEEEKPSDQTG